The Chlorocebus sabaeus isolate Y175 chromosome 9, mChlSab1.0.hap1, whole genome shotgun sequence genome includes a window with the following:
- the ZRANB1 gene encoding ubiquitin thioesterase ZRANB1 isoform X3: MLAILLTEVSQQAAKCIPAMVCPELTEQIRREIAASLHQRKGDFACYFLTDLVTFTLPADIEDLPPTVQEKLFDEVLDRDVQKELEEESPIINWSLELATRLDSRLYALWNRTAGDCLLDSVLQATWGIYDKDSVLRKALHDSLHDCSHWFYTRWKDWESWYSQSFGLHFSLREEQWQEDWAFILSLASQPGASLEQTHIFVLAHILRRPIIVYGVKYYKSFRGETLGYTRFQGVYLPLLWEQSFCWKSPIALGYTRGHFSALVAMENDGYGNRGAGANLNTDDDVTITFLPLVDSERKLLHVHFLSAQELGNEEQQEKLLREWLDCCVTEGGVLVAMQKSSRRRNHPLVTQMVEKWLDRYRQIRPCTSLSDGEEDEDDEDE; encoded by the exons GTGTCTCAACAAGCAGCAAAGTGTATTCCAGCAATGGTGTGTCCTGAACTGACAGAACAAATCCGGAGAGAGATAGCTGCCTCTCTTCATCAGAGAAAGGGGGATTTTGCTTGCTATTTTCTGACTGACCTTGTAACATTTACATTGCCAGCAG ataTTGAAGATTTGCCCCCAACTGtccaagaaaaattatttgatgagGTGCTTGATAGAGACGTTCAAAAAG AATTAGAAGAAGAATCTCCAATTATTAACTGGTCCTTGGAATTGGCTACACGTTTGGACAGTCGATTATATGCACTTTGGAACCGGACTGCAGGAGACTGCCTACTTGATTCAGTACTACAAGCTACCTGGGGCATCTATGACAAGGACTCGGTGCTTCGGAAAGCCCTGCATGACAGCCTGCATGACTGTTCACATTG GTTTTACACACGCTGGAAAGATTGGGAATCATGGTATTCTCAGAGCTTTGGTTTACATTTTTCCTTGAGAGAAGAACAGTGGCAAGAAGACTGGGCATTTATACTCTCTCTTGCTAGTCAG CCTGGAGCAAGCTTGGAGCAGACGCACATTTTTGTACTGGCACATATTCTTAGACGACCAATTATAGTTTATGGAGTAAAATATTACAAGAGTTTCCGGGGAGAAACTTTAGGATATACTCGGTTTCAAG GTGTTTATCTGCCTTTGTTGTGGGAACAGAGTTTTTGTTGGAAAAGTCCGATTGCTCTGGGGTATACAAGGGGCCACTTCTCTGCTTTGGTTGCCATGGAAAATGATGGCTATGGCAACCGAGGTGCTGGTGCTAATCTGAATACTGATGATGATGTCACCATCACATTTTTGCCTCTGGTTGACAGTGAAAGGAAGCTACTCCACGTGCACTTCCTTTCTGCTCAGGAG CTAGGTAATGAGGAACAGCAAGAAAAACTGCTCAGGGAGTGGCTGGACTGCTGTGTGACAGAGGGGGGAGTTCTGGTTGCCATGCAGAAGAGCTCTCGGCGGCGAAATCACCCCCTGGTCACTCAGATGGTAGAAAAATGGCTTGACCGCTACCGACAGATCCGGCCGTGTACATCCCTGTCCGATGGAGAGGAAGATGAGGATGATGAAGATGAATGA